The Poriferisphaera corsica DNA segment TTGAAATGACTCCGCTGGAGAGGTTGATGTGCTTTGAAGGCATTTCGCCGGCAGGTAAATCGGTCAGAACGGTGTATGGGTGATTGGGCTTATAGTCGGCTGAATGGATGGCAAAGCCGTCCATAGTCGCACGGTTAAATGGCGGCAGATCACGATCAGCGTGAATAGGCTCCCGTAAAATACGGTGCAAAGAGGTACACAGCGATGTTGTTTGAGTAGGCCGCGCAGAAAGTGTCTGCTGAATGAGAGAGATGACCCAATCGTAGCTCAGCAATGATTTGCCAGATGGTGTTGTGTTCATGCCTGCATGATAGTTTCGCTGACTTGTGAGGTGAAGGCGTATATTCCTTACATTGGCTGCACAATTTTTCTGCCTGGCCGGGTTTCTTGTTTTGCTGAGTGCGAACGAAGCGTCTAAACTTATGGGCTATGAAAGCGATTGTATTTGATTTTGATGGCGTTGTGTTTGATTCCGAACCGGTGCATTTCCAGGCTTTTTTGATGGTTAGCAAAGGGTTAGGGATCGAATTTGATTACCAGAAATACCTACAAGATTTCATCGGTTTCGATGACCGCGATGCGTTTCGAGTCATGCTGGACATGATCGGATACCAAGGTGATCGAGCTGAGAAGGTAGCGGAGCTATGCGAACAGAAGCAAGTTGCTTTTGAAACATTGGTTAAGGCTGGCGTCGCTAAACCCATTGACGGTGTGATGAATTTTGTTGAACAATTACAAAAAGCGGACGTTCCATTCGCGGTTGCGAGCGGAGCTACACGTTTGGATATTGAATTGATGCTCGACAGCATTGGAATGCGTGATGCGTTTGATGTAATTGTTACTGCAGATGATGTAGCAGCGTCAAAACCACATCCAGAGACTTATGAAAAAGCTGTCGTCAAACTTGCAGAAATGTACCCTACTAAATTATTGGCTACTGACAATTGTATCGCAATTGAAGATACCGCAACAGGTATCAAATCAGCAAGATCAGCGGGATTGCAAGTTCTGGGCATCACGACTAGTAATGAACCTGATCTACTACGTGAAGCGCATCGGGTGATTGATTGTTTTGATGAAATCAATCCAGAGATTTTAAAATCTTGGTTTGTCGACTAATCTTTAGTTAGTCATTTTTAATTTATAGAAGGGATATTCAAAATGGGCGCGAGTGAAGCACCATTGATGCTTAGTGTGAGTGGGATGCGAGGCTGGGTTGGTCAGTCACTGACACCTGAAGTTGTAGCGAGATACGGTGCAGCGTTCGGGAGTTGGTTAAAAGAATCGTTGAAGAGTGAAACCAAACACCCGCACGTTGTGATTGGCCGTGATTCAAGACCATCAGGTGAAATGTTTGAAAATGCAGCAACTGCCGGTCTGACGAGCGTTGGATGCAAAGTCACTAAAATAGGAATTGCGTCAACGCCAGGTGTTGCAATTATGGGCAAACATCTGCAAGCAGATGGTGGTGTTGTCGTGACCGCTAGCCACAATCCAATTATTTGGAACGGTTTCAAAGCGCTTAGACACGATGGTGTTGCACCACCAGCGGATCAGGCAGCAATCATCATTCAGCGTTTTCAAGAGAATGACGTTCAGTATGTTGGCGTGGATGAATTACAGCCCGTGAGCATTAACCACAGTGCTGCGGAAGTACACGTTGAAAAAGTACTTGAGCATGTTGATATTGATGCTATCAAAAAAGCGGGGCTTCATGCTGTCGTAGACTCAGTACACGGCGCGGGTGGCCTTGAAGCCAAACTGCTACTAGATAAATTGAATGTCAAAATCACACATTTGTACGCTGAACCAACAGGTATTTTCCCACATATACCGGAACCAACCAAAGAAAATCTGTCTGAACTCGCCAGCGTGGTCAAAGAAGTGAATGCAGACATTGGCTTCGCACAAGATCCTGATGCAGATCGTTTAGCAGTGATTGACAATAACGGTAAATATATTGGGGAAGAGTACACGCTTGCGCTATGTGCTAAACATGTATTAAGTAATGGTGACGCAACAGCAGCAAACCTATCAACGAGCCGCATGCTTGATGATATCGCTGCAGCAGCAGGAGCCAAGGTATATCGTTCCGCTGTAGGTGAGGCAAACGTTGCTTCTGTAATGAAAGATCAAGATGCGATTGTTGGCGGAGAAGGCAATGGTGGCATTATCTGGTCAAAAGTGATTCATGTTCGCGATTCTCTGGTTGGCATGGCTTTACTATGTGAAATGCTTGCCCACCAAAATACGACACTAGATAAGATTGCTGAATCAATACCGGCATACTCTATTGTCAAAGATAAAATTAATCTTGAGCTTGGCATGGCAGATAAGATCAAGCCGACAATGCTTGAAGTCTTTCATGACCAGAGGATTGACACGCAAGATGGCGTTAGAGTCGATTGGCCTGATAAGTGGGTACACGCACGTACAAGTAATACTGAGCCAATCATGCGTATCATTGCTGAAGCCAAGAACGAGAAGGAAGCCATTGACTTAATCAATCAGGTAAGAGATGCGCTTGGCTTCAATCGTTATCCCGAATAATTATCTCATAATTTTGATTAAAAAAAGGAGCTTATCAATAAGCTCCTTTTTTTAGTGCGGTAGTATTTGCATTTCAGAACTAAAACGCTTGCCTGTATGAGGTGAATATACAACACGCAAAACAGCCCCCTGCTGAGCGATTTGCTGATCATGCATTTTTAATTGAAAAAGATAGCCTCGAGATATCGGATCGTAATGCTGCCTTTGTGATTCTAGTGTCAGCAATTCTGCATTCCATGTATACAACTGCGTGCCTGCTCCGCCGCTTGTTGAACTAACTGCCTCAAGTAACTCAAAAGCAAACATCCCAGCACCTTTTACAGAATCGCCCATCTCGTCAAATAGCTCAACGCGCGTTTCCAAAACAATCTGATTCTCTGATTTCCGAAAACGGGTCGATGGATATATGCGAATGGCAACTGGCTTAGATTGCCAAACAAAACTTTCATCTGAACGATTATCTAATGCTGTATTAGTATTGTCTGTACCTTTATTCACACAACCTAAAGACATCAATATCAATATAGCAAGGCACGAGTATTTAGCTGAAGCGATGTTCATGATCACAAAATAATCCTATTATGAATTCAGATCAAGCGTGGTGCAATATTCAGTCGAAATAAAACAATTTTCGTGCAATACGTCGTATATTCCAATCAACACATGACGCGTTATCCAACAATGACTATCAACTGAGCTAATTGCCTTTATCTGACAATAATTCTGAAACGCTGCTTAGTGAACGACATAATTGCTGTTGTGTATGATCAAATTTAACGAGAGCTTCAGTATTTTTTTCCAATAAATCCACCAGAATGTTGATCTCTGTTTTTTGATCCACAATTTGCCGGTGTGTTTGCGACAACATTTTCGCATAATCTCGCGAAAGATATCTTTCCCAAATCCAAAGCACTCCCATTAATCCAGCCACACCAAATTGTACGAGATACTTTACGATCTCAGACATGTTAGTATCCCTATGTGCGCGTTAGTTGAGCTGTACTTCCAGACATAACAGGTAAACCATCCGAACGATTCGTCGTATGGATGATATCCAACGCCTTTAACACCTGTTGCTGATAATACAAACATTTTTCATACAGCGTTTTATATCTCTCTGTTTGAGACAGCAATAGATTCTGAAATATCTTTTCCAATGCGATGTAAGCAATTATTCTTTTGAATTTAATAATATTCTCTGTATCCGTTGATATCATGAGATTATCAAAATCCTCAGACTTTATTTGC contains these protein-coding regions:
- a CDS encoding HAD family hydrolase; the encoded protein is MKAIVFDFDGVVFDSEPVHFQAFLMVSKGLGIEFDYQKYLQDFIGFDDRDAFRVMLDMIGYQGDRAEKVAELCEQKQVAFETLVKAGVAKPIDGVMNFVEQLQKADVPFAVASGATRLDIELMLDSIGMRDAFDVIVTADDVAASKPHPETYEKAVVKLAEMYPTKLLATDNCIAIEDTATGIKSARSAGLQVLGITTSNEPDLLREAHRVIDCFDEINPEILKSWFVD
- the glmM gene encoding phosphoglucosamine mutase; its protein translation is MGASEAPLMLSVSGMRGWVGQSLTPEVVARYGAAFGSWLKESLKSETKHPHVVIGRDSRPSGEMFENAATAGLTSVGCKVTKIGIASTPGVAIMGKHLQADGGVVVTASHNPIIWNGFKALRHDGVAPPADQAAIIIQRFQENDVQYVGVDELQPVSINHSAAEVHVEKVLEHVDIDAIKKAGLHAVVDSVHGAGGLEAKLLLDKLNVKITHLYAEPTGIFPHIPEPTKENLSELASVVKEVNADIGFAQDPDADRLAVIDNNGKYIGEEYTLALCAKHVLSNGDATAANLSTSRMLDDIAAAAGAKVYRSAVGEANVASVMKDQDAIVGGEGNGGIIWSKVIHVRDSLVGMALLCEMLAHQNTTLDKIAESIPAYSIVKDKINLELGMADKIKPTMLEVFHDQRIDTQDGVRVDWPDKWVHARTSNTEPIMRIIAEAKNEKEAIDLINQVRDALGFNRYPE